From the Limanda limanda chromosome 2, fLimLim1.1, whole genome shotgun sequence genome, one window contains:
- the fam83gb gene encoding protein FAM83G isoform X1 — protein MAHSQVQCLDEHHVNWRVSDSKPEFFYCEDQRLAVEALVSRGRDAYISVLHPRGVRDFLSEPELERIVRTTEAYRPGHEHHPHPGNTTPGPGNLTPGSGGEYAGDGEVSLQYWPDRSEGSVVELDLGWPEAVSYRGVTRVTVYTQPPTDGHTHIKEVVRKCIAGATKVIAVVMDVFTDVDIFRDLLDAAYKRKVPVYIIIDMAAVPCFLSMCGRADMHRGHLKNLRVRCCGGVEFFTRSAQKVRGSLSQKFLLVDVDRAISGSYSFTWSSSRLDRNLITVITGQAVETLDLQFQDLYLVSRGVSLSKVPMADEPVPDPLPHVAPAPVSAAIARKLINPKYSLVTTGANSPAPSDKNSTSANPTGLKIKKVRLRQVIEEPPLHPGLAHLEKAYMIPYLPTWPDPDPPSDVIGFINIRDDKRANQVHLQRSERFDVSRAIRFSAPLTMKPEPEEPAPGREADAAERTKKPSGNTSPEASTPVTTTSKQFKEKTNAPPNKDQTDATDSSVAPQQPNTQKTHNTDEHTPKSSPGVPAYSQPTGGAKQTPETQTPAPPVPKRRTLQLVLDPSPTEQPGQPQVTLIKMDQLESQHDSLSKRRSQAELTVGRGRMSSKNVDGDSGSNESGSQDSTKVICDRAANEDPSSTSTVSEEEFYDSQQEPIDPLLNRVSTGSGDGHRHGDGVNMMARLSQSMLDLREPSQSEDSAALIRQSQQLRRQGHPSPHRHIGELFRTSRSPGRDARQRGAKVVIAKPGSYHRPARATGPVIGGHRYWHGPAMQPNSTQLQAETRSSRSPRRHSPGYRKTDQSSAQPPPIQSGLLGVSLSKLNNFRHLRARGGGSQKKTTQNNKAAT, from the exons ATGGCTCATTCTCAGGTCCAGTGTCTGGACGAGCACCACGTCAACTGGCGGGTGAGCGACTCCAAGCCGGAGTTCTTCTACTGCGAGGACCAGCGGCTGGCCGTGGAGGCGCTGGTGTCCCGGGGCCGGGACGCCTACATCTCCGTCCTCCACCCGCGGGGGGTGCGGGACTTCCTCTCGGAGCCGGAGCTGGAGCGGATCGTGCGGACGACGGAGGCGTACCGGCCCGGGCACGAGCACCACCCGCACCCGGGGAACACCACCCCCGGCCCGGGGAACCTCACCCCGGGCTCCGGGGGGGAGTACGCCGGGGACGGGGAGGTGTCGCTGCAGTACTGGCCGGACCGGTCCGAGGGCTCCGTGGTGGAGCTGGACCTGGGCTGGCCCGAGGCCGTGTCCTACCGGGGGGTCACCCGGGTCACCGTGTACACACAACCTCCGActgacggacacacacacatcaaggaGGTGGTGAGGAAGTGCATCGCGGGGGCAACgaag gtaatAGCCGTGGTAATGGATGTGTTTACAGACGTGGATATCTTTCGCGACCTGCTCGATGCTGCATATAAACGCAAAGTTCCCGTGTACATCATCATCGACATGGCTGCAGTCCCCTGCTTTCTTTCCATGTGTGGCAGAGCTGATATGCACCGTGGACATCTAAag aatcTGCGTGTGCGCTGCTGCGGAGGCGTGGAGTTCTTCACCCGGTCGGCACAGAAGGTGCGTGGGTCGCTGAGCCAGAAGTTTCTCCTGGTGGATGTAGACCGAGCCATCTCTGGTTCATACAG CTTCACCTGGTCGTCCTCTCGTTTGGACCGTAACCTCATCACCGTGATCACAGGACAGGCGGTGGAGACGTTGGACCTACAGTTTCAGGACCTTTACCTCGTGTCCAGAGGCGTGTCTCTCAGCAAGGTTCCCATGGCGGACGAACCCGTCCCCGACCCGCTGCCCCACGTGGCTCCTGCTCCTGTGTCAGCTGCTATTGCAAGGAAGCTCATCAATCCCAAATACTCCCTGGTTACCACGGGAGCCAACAGTCCAGCCCCCTCGGACAAGAACTCAACCTCTGCAAATCCCACGGGGCTAAAGATAAAGAAAGTGCGTCTCAGGCAGGTTATCGAAGAACCGCCATTACACCCAGGATTAGCCCATCTGGAGAAAGCTTACATGATCCCATACCTGCCCACCTGGCCAGATCCTGACCCACCGAGCGACGTGATAGGCTTTATCAACATCAGGGATGACAAGCGGGCAAATCAGGTTCATCTACAGAGGTCGGAGAGGTTTGATGTGAGCAGGGCTATACGCTTCAGCGCACCGCTGACTATGAAACCGGAGCCTGAGGAGCCTGCTCCTGGTCGGGAGGCAGACGCAGCAGAAAGAACCAAAAAGCCTTCTGGGAATACAAGTCCAGAAGCCTCTACTCCTGTGACAACAACCAGCAAACaattcaaagagaaaacaaacgcTCCTCCCAACAAAGACCAAACTGATGCAACAGATTCCAGTGTGGCCCCTCAGCAGcccaacacacagaaaacacacaacacagatgaACACACTCCTAAATCATCACCTGGCGTCCCGGCTTATTCACAGCCAACAGGTGGAGctaaacaaactccagagacacaaaccccagctcctcctgttcctAAGCGCCGCACCCTGCAGCTGGTCCTGGACCCGTCCCCGACCGAGCAGCCTGGACAACCGCAGGTGACTCTCATTAAAATGGACCAACTGGAAAGTCAACATGACTCTTTGAGCAAAAGGAGAAGCCAGGCGGAGCTGACGGTAGGCCGCGGACGCATGTCCTCAAAGAACGTGGACGGGGACTCCGGCAGCAACGAGTCCGGCAGCCAGGACAGCACCAAGGTCATCTGTGACCGAGCGGCCAACGAGGATCCTTCAAGCACCTCCACCGTGTCGGAGGAGGAGTTCTACGATTCCCAGCAGGAGCCAATCGACCCGCTGCTAAACAGAGTTTCGACGGGCTCGGGTGACGGACATCGGCACGGAGACGGGGTCAACATGATGGCCCGCCTCTCCCAGAGTATGCTGGACCTGCGAGAGCCCAGCCAATCGGAGGACAGCGCCGCCCTCATCCGCCAATCACAGCAGCTCCGCAGACAAGGTCACCCCTCACCACACAGGCACATAGGAGAA TTGTTCAGGACCTCTAGATCTCCAGGGAGAGATGCACGACAGCGAGGAGCTAAAGTCGTCATCGCCAAACCGGGGAGTTACCACCGGCCGGCCCGAGCAACTGGCCCGGTGATCGGAGGTCACCGTTACTGGCACGGTCCGGCGATGCAACCCAATTCCACCCAGCTGCAGGCGGAGACCAGGTCCAGCCGGTCGCCACGACGACACAGCCCGGGTTACAGGAAGACGGACCAGTCCTCGGCACAGCCGCCGCCCATCCAATCAGGGCTTCTAGGAGTTTCTCTCTCAAAACTGAACAACTTCAGACACTTGAGGGCGCGAGGGGGGGGGTCGCAGAAGAAGACTACTCAAAATAACAAGGCTGCTACTTAG
- the fam83gb gene encoding protein FAM83G isoform X2, whose translation MAHSQVQCLDEHHVNWRVSDSKPEFFYCEDQRLAVEALVSRGRDAYISVLHPRGVRDFLSEPELERIVRTTEAYRPGHEHHPHPGNTTPGPGNLTPGSGGEYAGDGEVSLQYWPDRSEGSVVELDLGWPEAVSYRGVTRVTVYTQPPTDGHTHIKEVVRKCIAGATKVIAVVMDVFTDVDIFRDLLDAAYKRKVPVYIIIDMAAVPCFLSMCGRADMHRGHLKNLRVRCCGGVEFFTRSAQKVRGSLSQKFLLVDVDRAISGSYSFTWSSSRLDRNLITVITGQAVETLDLQFQDLYLVSRGVSLSKVPMADEPVPDPLPHVAPAPVSAAIARKLINPKYSLVTTGANSPAPSDKNSTSANPTGLKIKKVRLRQVIEEPPLHPGLAHLEKAYMIPYLPTWPDPDPPSDVIGFINIRDDKRANQVHLQRSERFDVSRAIRFSAPLTMKPEPEEPAPGREADAAERTKKPSGNTSPEASTPVTTTSKQFKEKTNAPPNKDQTDATDSSVAPQQPNTQKTHNTDEHTPKSSPGVPAYSQPTGGAKQTPETQTPAPPVPKRRTLQLVLDPSPTEQPGQPQVTLIKMDQLESQHDSLSKRRSQAELTVGRGRMSSKNVDGDSGSNESGSQDSTKVICDRAANEDPSSTSTVSEEEFYDSQQEPIDPLLNRVSTGSGDGHRHGDGVNMMARLSQSMLDLREPSQSEDSAALIRQSQQLRRQVVQDL comes from the exons ATGGCTCATTCTCAGGTCCAGTGTCTGGACGAGCACCACGTCAACTGGCGGGTGAGCGACTCCAAGCCGGAGTTCTTCTACTGCGAGGACCAGCGGCTGGCCGTGGAGGCGCTGGTGTCCCGGGGCCGGGACGCCTACATCTCCGTCCTCCACCCGCGGGGGGTGCGGGACTTCCTCTCGGAGCCGGAGCTGGAGCGGATCGTGCGGACGACGGAGGCGTACCGGCCCGGGCACGAGCACCACCCGCACCCGGGGAACACCACCCCCGGCCCGGGGAACCTCACCCCGGGCTCCGGGGGGGAGTACGCCGGGGACGGGGAGGTGTCGCTGCAGTACTGGCCGGACCGGTCCGAGGGCTCCGTGGTGGAGCTGGACCTGGGCTGGCCCGAGGCCGTGTCCTACCGGGGGGTCACCCGGGTCACCGTGTACACACAACCTCCGActgacggacacacacacatcaaggaGGTGGTGAGGAAGTGCATCGCGGGGGCAACgaag gtaatAGCCGTGGTAATGGATGTGTTTACAGACGTGGATATCTTTCGCGACCTGCTCGATGCTGCATATAAACGCAAAGTTCCCGTGTACATCATCATCGACATGGCTGCAGTCCCCTGCTTTCTTTCCATGTGTGGCAGAGCTGATATGCACCGTGGACATCTAAag aatcTGCGTGTGCGCTGCTGCGGAGGCGTGGAGTTCTTCACCCGGTCGGCACAGAAGGTGCGTGGGTCGCTGAGCCAGAAGTTTCTCCTGGTGGATGTAGACCGAGCCATCTCTGGTTCATACAG CTTCACCTGGTCGTCCTCTCGTTTGGACCGTAACCTCATCACCGTGATCACAGGACAGGCGGTGGAGACGTTGGACCTACAGTTTCAGGACCTTTACCTCGTGTCCAGAGGCGTGTCTCTCAGCAAGGTTCCCATGGCGGACGAACCCGTCCCCGACCCGCTGCCCCACGTGGCTCCTGCTCCTGTGTCAGCTGCTATTGCAAGGAAGCTCATCAATCCCAAATACTCCCTGGTTACCACGGGAGCCAACAGTCCAGCCCCCTCGGACAAGAACTCAACCTCTGCAAATCCCACGGGGCTAAAGATAAAGAAAGTGCGTCTCAGGCAGGTTATCGAAGAACCGCCATTACACCCAGGATTAGCCCATCTGGAGAAAGCTTACATGATCCCATACCTGCCCACCTGGCCAGATCCTGACCCACCGAGCGACGTGATAGGCTTTATCAACATCAGGGATGACAAGCGGGCAAATCAGGTTCATCTACAGAGGTCGGAGAGGTTTGATGTGAGCAGGGCTATACGCTTCAGCGCACCGCTGACTATGAAACCGGAGCCTGAGGAGCCTGCTCCTGGTCGGGAGGCAGACGCAGCAGAAAGAACCAAAAAGCCTTCTGGGAATACAAGTCCAGAAGCCTCTACTCCTGTGACAACAACCAGCAAACaattcaaagagaaaacaaacgcTCCTCCCAACAAAGACCAAACTGATGCAACAGATTCCAGTGTGGCCCCTCAGCAGcccaacacacagaaaacacacaacacagatgaACACACTCCTAAATCATCACCTGGCGTCCCGGCTTATTCACAGCCAACAGGTGGAGctaaacaaactccagagacacaaaccccagctcctcctgttcctAAGCGCCGCACCCTGCAGCTGGTCCTGGACCCGTCCCCGACCGAGCAGCCTGGACAACCGCAGGTGACTCTCATTAAAATGGACCAACTGGAAAGTCAACATGACTCTTTGAGCAAAAGGAGAAGCCAGGCGGAGCTGACGGTAGGCCGCGGACGCATGTCCTCAAAGAACGTGGACGGGGACTCCGGCAGCAACGAGTCCGGCAGCCAGGACAGCACCAAGGTCATCTGTGACCGAGCGGCCAACGAGGATCCTTCAAGCACCTCCACCGTGTCGGAGGAGGAGTTCTACGATTCCCAGCAGGAGCCAATCGACCCGCTGCTAAACAGAGTTTCGACGGGCTCGGGTGACGGACATCGGCACGGAGACGGGGTCAACATGATGGCCCGCCTCTCCCAGAGTATGCTGGACCTGCGAGAGCCCAGCCAATCGGAGGACAGCGCCGCCCTCATCCGCCAATCACAGCAGCTCCGCAGACAAG TTGTTCAGGACCTCTAG